Proteins from a genomic interval of Equus quagga isolate Etosha38 chromosome 11, UCLA_HA_Equagga_1.0, whole genome shotgun sequence:
- the FZD2 gene encoding frizzled-2, with protein sequence MRPRSALPRLLLPLLLLPAAGPAQFHGEKGISIPDHGFCQPISIPLCTDIAYNQTIMPNLLGHTNQEDAGLEVHQFYPLVKVQCSPELRFFLCSMYAPVCTVLEQAIPPCRSICERARQGCEALMNKFGFQWPERLRCEHFPRHGAEQICVGQNHSEDGAPALLTTAPPPGLQPGAGGTPGGPGGGGSPPRYATLEHPFHCPRVLKVPSYLSYKFLGERDCAAPCEPARPDGSMFFSQEETRFARLWILTWSVLCCASTFFTVTTYLVDMQRFRYPERPIIFLSGCYTMVSVAYIAGFVLQERVVCNERFSEDGYRTVVQGTKKEGCTILFMMLYFFSMASSIWWVILSLTWFLAAGMKWGHEAIEANSQYFHLAAWAVPAVKTITILAMGQIDGDLLSGVCFVGLNSLDPLRGFVLAPLFVYLFIGTSFLLAGFVSLFRIRTIMKHDGTKTEKLERLMVRIGVFSVLYTVPATIVIACYFYEQAFREHWERSWVSQHCKSLAIPCPAHYTPRMSPDFTVYMIKYLMTLIVGITSGFWIWSGKTLHSWRKFYTRLTNSRHGETTV encoded by the coding sequence ATGCGGCCCCGCAGCGCCCTGCCCcgcctgctgctgccgctgctgctgctgcccgccGCCGGGCCGGCCCAGTTCCACGGAGAGAAGGGCATCTCCATCCCAGACCACGGCTTCTGCCAGCCCATCTCCATCCCGCTGTGCACGGACATCGCCTACAACCAGACCATCATGCCCAATCTTCTGGGCCATACGAACCAGGAGGACGCGGGCCTGGAGGTGCACCAGTTCTACCCATTGGTGAAGGTGCAGTGCTCGCCCGAACTGCGCTTCTTCCTGTGTTCCATGTACGCACCCGTATGCACCGTGCTGGAGCAGGCCATCCCGCCGTGCCGCTCCATCTGCGAGCGCGCGCGCCAGGGCTGCGAGGCGCTCATGAACAAGTTCGGTTTCCAGTGGCCCGAGCGCCTGCGCTGCGAGCACTTCCCGCGCCACGGCGCGGAGCAGATCTGCGTGGGCCAGAACCACTCCGAGGACGGCGCTCCCGCGCTGCTTACTACCGCGCCGCCGCCAGGCCTGCAGCCGGGTGCTGGTGGCACCCCGGGcggcccgggcggcggcggctcgCCCCCGCGCTACGCTACGCTGGAGCACCCGTTCCACTGCCCGCGGGTCCTCAAGGTGCCGTCTTATCTCAGCTACAAGTTCCTGGGCGAGCGCGACTGCGCGGCGCCCTGCGAGCCGGCGCGGCCGGACGGCTCCATGTTCTTCTCGCAGGAGGAGACACGTTTCGCGCGCCTCTGGATCCTCACCTGGTCGGTGCTGTGCTGCGCCTCCACCTTCTTCACGGTCACCACGTACCTGGTGGACATGCAGCGCTTCCGCTACCCCGAGCGGCCCATCATCTTTCTGTCTGGCTGCTACACTATGGTTTCGGTGGCCTACATCGCGGGCTTCGTGCTCCAGGAGCGCGTGGTGTGCAACGAGCGCTTCTCTGAGGACGGCTACCGCACGGTGGTGCAGGGCACCAAGAAGGAGGGCTGCACCATCCTCTTCATGATGCTGTACTTCTTCAGCATGGCCAGTTCCATCTGGTGGGTCATTCTGTCGCTTACCTGGTTCCTGGCGGCGGGCATGAAGTGGGGCCACGAGGCCATCGAGGCCAACTCGCAGTACTTTCACCTAGCGGCGTGGGCCGTGCCGGCCGTCAAGACCATCACTATCCTGGCCATGGGCCAGATTGACGGCGACCTGCTGAGCGGCGTGTGCTTCGTGGGCCTCAACAGCCTGGACCCGCTGCGGGGCTTCGTGCTGGCGCCGCTCTTCGTCTACCTGTTCATAGGCACGTCCTTTCTCCTGGCTGGTTTCGTGTCTCTCTTCCGCATCCGTACCATCATGAAGCACGACGGCACCAAGACGGAGAAGCTGGAGCGGCTCATGGTGCGCATCGGCGTGTTCTCGGTGCTCTACACGGTGCCCGCCACCATCGTCATCGCCTGCTACTTCTACGAGCAGGCCTTCCGAGAGCACTGGGAGCGCTCGTGGGTGAGCCAGCACTGCAAGAGCCTGGCCATCCCGTGCCCGGCGCACTACACGCCGCGCATGTCGCCCGACTTCACCGTCTACATGATCAAATACCTCATGACGCTCATCGTGGGCATCACGTCGGGCTTCTGGATCTGGTCTGGCAAGACGCTGCACTCTTGGAGGAAGTTCTACACCCGTCTCACCAACAGCCGGCACGGCGAGACCACCGTGTGA